The Alosa sapidissima isolate fAloSap1 chromosome 6, fAloSap1.pri, whole genome shotgun sequence genome window below encodes:
- the eif2b2 gene encoding translation initiation factor eIF-2B subunit beta — translation MPGADKGTDLSERIEAFLAELKRGGSGAGPLRGAGETARETTALLRRITAQARWSSAGDLMEIIRKEGRRMTAAQPSETTVGNMVRRVLKIIREEYARSTGSSEETDQQDSLHKLLTSGGLSDDNFRQHFPSLKANVIEAINELLTELEGTTDNIAMQALEHIHSNEVIMTIGRSRTVEAFLKDAARKRKFHVIVAECAPFCQGHEMATSLSEADIETTVIADAAIFAVMSRVNKVIIGTQTVLANGGLRAVNGTHTLALAAKHHSTPLIVCAPMFKLSPQFPNEEDTFHKFVSPHEVLPFSEGEILSKVNVHCPVFDYVPPELITLFISNIGGNAPSYIYRLVSELYHPEDHEL, via the exons ATGCCTGGTGCCGATAAAGGAACAGACCTCTCGGAACGCATAGAGGCCTTCCTTGCTGAACTGAAACGTGGAGGAAGTGGGGCAGGACCACTCCGTGGTGCTGGAGAGACAGCCCGAGAAACCACAGCCCTGTTACGGAGGATCACAGCGCAAGCACGATGGAGCAGCGCTG GGGATCTGATGGAGATCATACGCAAGGAGGGGAGACGGATGACAGCTGCTCAGCCATCTGAGACCACAGTAGGCAACATGGTACGCAGAGTGTTGAAGATTATCAGAGAAGAGTATGCCAG GTCTACAGGGAGTAGTGAAGAAACTGATCAGCAGGATTCTCTTCACAAACTTCTGACATCTGGGGGACTGAGCGATGATAACTTCAGGCAACACTTCCCGTCACTTAAAGCTAACGTGATAGAAGCAATAAACGAGCTCCTCACTGAATTGG AGGGAACCACAGACAACATTGCCATGCAAGCTTTGGAGCACATCCATTCTAATGAGGTCATCATGACAATCGGACGCTCTCGAACAGTAGAGGCCTTCTTAAAAGACGCGGCGAGAAAGCGTAAATTCCATGTCATTGTGGCAGAGTGTGCTCCTTTCTGTCAG GGTCATGAGATGGCTACCAGCCTATCGGAAGCTGACATTGAGACAACTGTCATTGCTGATGCTGCCATATTTGCTGTGATGTCCCGGGTTAACAAG GTCATCATTGGTACACAGACTGTGCTGGCAAATGGAGGACTGCGAGCTGTCAAcgggacacacacactggcactggCTGCCAAGCACCACTCGACTCCACTTATTGTGTGTGCTCCGATGTTCAAGCTGTCGCCACAG TTCCCTAATGAAGAGGACACTTTCCACAAGTTTGTGTCCCCACATGAAGTTCTTCCCTTCTCTGAAG GTGAAATCCTCTCCAAGGTGAACGTACACTGCCCCGTGTTTGACTACGTTCCTCCAGAGCTCATCACACTCTTTATCTCCAACATTGGTGGAAATGCTCCCTCATACATATACCGTTTAGTGAGTGAGCTTTACCACCCTGAAGACCATGAGTTGTAA